A section of the Parasteatoda tepidariorum isolate YZ-2023 chromosome 6, CAS_Ptep_4.0, whole genome shotgun sequence genome encodes:
- the LOC107453439 gene encoding uncharacterized protein, whose product MAFYHVLVLVIFQVTIASPLLNSTEIDDFLFTDNTTTSDISVTEIANLTTDNLFYNETTSTEDIEEVNNETLTNVTETDSTSELETGSEPYNVPTIANTTVQEDLEETTIQAKKSHGVSISPLLILNILTVVCISWSASSMNFL is encoded by the exons ATGGCCTTTTATCATGTCCTTGTTCTAGTCATATTTCaa gtCACAATAGCTTCTCCACTATTAAATTCTACAGAAATCGATGATTTCCTTTTCACTGACAATACTACCACTTCAGATATTTCCGTAACAGAAATCGCGAATCTTACCACGGATAACCTTTTTTACAACGAAACTACATCTACAGAGGACATTGAAGAAGTAAATAACGAAACCCTCACAAATGTGACAGAGACGGACTCAACTTCTGAACTAGAGACCGGCAGTGAACCTTACAATGTTCCAACTATTGCTAACACGACTGTGCAGGAAGACTTGGAGGAAACTACCATTCAAGCTAAGAAAAGCCACGGTGTTTCAATTTCTCCTCTTCTAATACTTAATATCCTTACAGTTGTGTGCATCTCTTGGTCAGCGTCTAGTATGAACTTCTTATAA